In Brevibacillus marinus, the genomic window TTGGCGCGCATGCAAGGGGAGGCGCCCCGCCATCCGGTTGACGTCAGTTTGTTTGCCAGTTTCGCCGCCTTGCAAGCGCAAAGCTGGCAGCAGTTTCTGGCGACCGGCGAAAGTCCAAAGCGGACGGGGAACCGCAATCCTTTGCTTGCTCCCGCCGGCGTCTATCAGTCGCGCGACGACAAATACTTTTCCATCGTCGTCTTGCGCGAGGAACAATGGGCCCGCTTTTGCACTGCCCTGGGCCTGCCGGAACTGCTGGAGGATCCGCAGTTTCGCACCAATGAATTGCGGATTGTCCATCGCCAAAAACTGGAGAGCATTTTGCATCCGCTGTTCCGCAGCAGGCGGCGCGACGAGTGGATCGACCTGTTTCAGCAACATGATTTGCTGATCGCCCCGGTACTGGACTTCGCCGAGATCGCCGCAGATTCCGATCTGATGGAAGCGATTCCAATGGTGCCGCTGCCGACAGACGGCGGAGTCGCGATCGGGCTGCCGATCTCGTTTGGTCAGGCACAAGCTGCGGTTCGCTACGCGCCGCCGGCAAAAGGGGAGCATACGCGGGAAATCATGTCCGAGATCGGTTTTCCTGATGCGGAAATCGATCGCTACCTAGCAAAGGGAATTTTGTGGGAAGCAAAGTTGTAAGCGTTTACGATGGGTTCAGCCCATTTCATTTATACGTACATGGAAAGGATGATGGCAATGAAAAAATGGAAACAGGCAGGTTGGGTGGTCGCCATCCTCGCGCTTATGCTGACGACGGCGTGCGGCGGCGCACAGTCTACGGAGACGAGCAGCGAAAAGCAGGGAGAATCGTCTGCCGAGCCCATTACGCTGAAAGTGGCCGATTCTTTTCCGACGCAGCATGTGCTTTCAGCCGAAGGGGCTGTCTATTGGATGAAACAGGCGGAAGAATTGGCAAACGGCAAGCTGAAGCTTGAATACTTTCCCGCCGAACAGTTGGGAAAAGCGAAAAGCCTGCTGGATGCGGCGCGAAATCGCGTGACGGATGTAGCCTATGTCGGCGTCGGTTATGTGACCGACAAAATGCCGTTAAGCGGTGTCGGCGAACTGCCGGGTGCGGCCAATACCGCGCAGGAGGCGACCAAAGCCTACTGGAAGGTAGTGCAGGACGTCTTGCTGGAGAAAGAATTTTTGAAAAACGGTGTCCGGCCGATGTACGCGGTGATCATGCCGCCCTATCAGATCATGACCACGGAAAAGCCGGTGCGCACGGTGGAAGACTTTCAGGGAGTAAAAGCGCGAACAGGGGGAGCGGCGCAAAGCATGGCGCTGGAAGCATTGGGCGCCATTCCCGTTTCGATGCCTGCGCCTGACGTCTACACCTCGTTGGCACGGCAGACGATAGATGGCACCATCTTCGCCACGAGCAGCATCAAGCCGTATCAAATCGACGAGATGATCAAGTATGTTACGGTAAACAGCAACTTCGGCGGCTTTATTGTCACCTATTGCATCAACGAGAACGTCTGGCAATCGCTCCCGAAAGATGTGCAGGATGCGATGCTCAAAGCAGGGGAAATGACGATGGAGCACCTTTCCGCTCATCTGGACAACCTGGAGAAAACCGATCGCGAAGAGCTGGAAGCGAAAGGAATCGAATTTATTACGATGGACGAGGAAAATACCGCGAAGTTCAAACAGGCTGCGGAAACGGTTTGGGACAACTGGGCGAAAGAACTGGACGGCCGCGGTTTGCCGGGTACGGAAGTGAAAGATGCCTTTAAGGCGGCGCTGGGCAAAAAGTAACGAAGGGCAAGAAGGGGAAAGAAGGAGAGTGATTGGCTTGCAGGTTTTCTTTCACAGGCTGGAAGCGATTCTGCACGGAATCGGCGCAGTTGCGGCGTTTATGATGATGGTTTTGATTACCTTCGATACCGCGGGCCGTTATCTGTTCAATAAACCAATCCAGGGCACGTTGGAAATTACCGAGCTTTACCTCATGATCATGGTCGTTTTTCTCACCCTGAGCTACAGTTTCAAACGCGGCGAACATATCCGGATAGACATTTTGTACCGCCACTTTTCCGCCAAAACCAAAGCGCTCGTCGACATGCTCAGCCTGCTGCTCTCTGCTCTGCTGTTTGCGGTCATCACCTACCAGGGGTGGGTGATGACCTATGAAGCCTGGAGCCAGGACCAGTATACCTTTGGCGTGATTACCCTGCCGATGGTCTTCTCCTATATCTGGGTTCCGCTGGGAAGCGGCACGTTGACACTGCGCCTGCTGATCAACTTTTTCACAACCCTGCGCCATTTGCGGGCAAACCGGAGCACCGTGGGAGAAATCTCGGCAGACTAAAGACA contains:
- a CDS encoding CaiB/BaiF CoA transferase family protein — translated: MAFQPLAGVKVIDWTEGVAGPYACQIMSDLGAEIIKVERPDGDWGRTMGIGEAQFAALNRNKRSICLDLKQPESREIAWALLKHADIMVTSYRPGVMERLGLGFEQVHRDHPQLIYGRISAFGYHGKLASRPGSDTVLQAVSGFMSQIGDADGEPYRVGIPIIDLVAARDLVIGILAVHLARMQGEAPRHPVDVSLFASFAALQAQSWQQFLATGESPKRTGNRNPLLAPAGVYQSRDDKYFSIVVLREEQWARFCTALGLPELLEDPQFRTNELRIVHRQKLESILHPLFRSRRRDEWIDLFQQHDLLIAPVLDFAEIAADSDLMEAIPMVPLPTDGGVAIGLPISFGQAQAAVRYAPPAKGEHTREIMSEIGFPDAEIDRYLAKGILWEAKL
- the dctP gene encoding TRAP transporter substrate-binding protein DctP, translated to MKKWKQAGWVVAILALMLTTACGGAQSTETSSEKQGESSAEPITLKVADSFPTQHVLSAEGAVYWMKQAEELANGKLKLEYFPAEQLGKAKSLLDAARNRVTDVAYVGVGYVTDKMPLSGVGELPGAANTAQEATKAYWKVVQDVLLEKEFLKNGVRPMYAVIMPPYQIMTTEKPVRTVEDFQGVKARTGGAAQSMALEALGAIPVSMPAPDVYTSLARQTIDGTIFATSSIKPYQIDEMIKYVTVNSNFGGFIVTYCINENVWQSLPKDVQDAMLKAGEMTMEHLSAHLDNLEKTDREELEAKGIEFITMDEENTAKFKQAAETVWDNWAKELDGRGLPGTEVKDAFKAALGKK
- a CDS encoding TRAP transporter small permease subunit → MIGLQVFFHRLEAILHGIGAVAAFMMMVLITFDTAGRYLFNKPIQGTLEITELYLMIMVVFLTLSYSFKRGEHIRIDILYRHFSAKTKALVDMLSLLLSALLFAVITYQGWVMTYEAWSQDQYTFGVITLPMVFSYIWVPLGSGTLTLRLLINFFTTLRHLRANRSTVGEISAD